In the genome of Myroides phaeus, one region contains:
- a CDS encoding S8 family peptidase encodes MRLIKPIYLSAALALALTSCGGAKIVSNTPIQGVDNLPKRTSELSEEQLQRWSHLDILRDTVPGMSVDRAYEEILKGKALPKKVIVGVVDSGIEIDHDDLKSHVWTNPKEIAGNNIDDDNNGYVDDIHGWNFLGESVHENMELVRVVRRGDDGSDQYKRAVKQLEEERKEALESKVRLDMLLRANERVAKFLDKKDYTKEDLEAIPDTASEEIIHSKNVMYGILAGGRELSWLDSFKGYVDSKLNYHLNVDFDGRKIVGDNPADINDRIYGNNDVLGPVREEAKHGTHVAGIIAQSRHNNLGGDGVASDAVEIMAVRAVPDGDEYDKDIALGIRYAVDNGAKVINGSFGKYYEENSQWVRDAIKYAEEKDVLIVVAAGNDAMDLNIEGGVERYPNDNVNMGPEISNNFLVVGALNPQFGKNMVARFSNYGHYDVDVFAPGVKIYATVPNNTYEYLQGTSMASPNVAGVAALVRAYYPQFTAGEVKKIIMDSGVAVNFDVVVGEKKEVRNFQSISTSGKFVNAYNALLLAEKLAANKK; translated from the coding sequence ATGCGATTAATTAAACCTATTTACCTTTCTGCTGCTTTAGCACTTGCTTTGACAAGTTGTGGTGGTGCAAAAATTGTATCTAACACACCAATCCAAGGTGTTGACAATTTACCTAAAAGAACATCAGAATTATCTGAAGAACAATTACAAAGATGGAGTCACTTAGACATTTTAAGAGACACAGTACCTGGAATGTCTGTTGATAGAGCTTATGAAGAAATCTTAAAAGGAAAAGCACTTCCTAAAAAAGTAATTGTAGGTGTAGTAGATTCAGGAATTGAAATTGACCACGATGATTTAAAATCACACGTGTGGACAAATCCTAAAGAAATCGCTGGAAACAATATTGATGACGACAACAATGGATATGTTGATGATATTCACGGATGGAACTTTTTAGGAGAGTCTGTTCACGAAAATATGGAATTAGTTCGTGTTGTAAGAAGAGGTGACGACGGTTCTGACCAATATAAAAGAGCTGTAAAACAACTTGAAGAAGAAAGAAAAGAAGCACTTGAAAGCAAAGTACGTTTAGATATGTTATTACGTGCTAACGAAAGAGTTGCTAAATTCTTAGATAAAAAAGATTATACAAAAGAAGATTTAGAGGCTATTCCTGATACAGCATCAGAAGAGATCATTCACTCTAAAAATGTAATGTACGGAATCCTTGCTGGAGGTAGAGAATTATCTTGGTTAGATAGCTTTAAAGGTTATGTAGACAGCAAATTAAACTACCACTTAAACGTTGATTTCGATGGTCGTAAAATCGTTGGAGATAATCCTGCTGACATCAATGACAGAATATACGGAAATAACGATGTATTAGGTCCTGTTAGAGAAGAGGCTAAACACGGAACTCACGTTGCTGGTATTATTGCACAATCTCGCCACAATAACTTAGGTGGAGACGGTGTTGCTTCAGACGCAGTAGAAATTATGGCTGTTAGAGCAGTACCTGATGGAGATGAGTACGATAAAGATATTGCATTAGGTATTCGCTATGCAGTTGACAACGGAGCTAAAGTAATCAACGGAAGTTTTGGTAAATACTACGAAGAAAATAGCCAATGGGTTAGAGACGCTATTAAATACGCTGAAGAAAAAGACGTATTAATTGTTGTAGCTGCTGGAAATGACGCTATGGACTTAAACATTGAAGGTGGTGTAGAACGTTACCCTAACGACAATGTGAATATGGGACCAGAAATTTCAAATAACTTCTTAGTTGTTGGAGCTCTTAACCCTCAGTTTGGTAAAAATATGGTAGCTCGTTTTTCTAACTACGGACATTACGACGTTGACGTATTTGCTCCTGGTGTAAAAATCTACGCTACTGTTCCTAACAATACGTATGAGTACTTACAAGGAACATCAATGGCATCTCCAAACGTTGCTGGTGTAGCTGCTTTAGTTAGAGCTTACTACCCTCAGTTTACTGCTGGTGAAGTTAAAAAAATCATTATGGATTCAGGTGTTGCTGTAAACTTTGATGTTGTAGTTGGAGAGAAAAAAGAAGTTAGAAACTTCCAATCAATTTCTACTTCAGGAAAATTTGTAAATGCATACAATGCTTTGTTATTAGCTGAAAAATTAGCTGCAAACAAAAAATAA
- the sufD gene encoding Fe-S cluster assembly protein SufD has protein sequence MELKDKLLSSFVAFEQGLSEHESLHNIRLEGLKTFENKGFPTKKVEAWKYTSLNSILKNDFSVFPKKEVAVEYKDVKKYFLSDSDTYKLVFINGIFSSHLSSTTHDGLDVCLMSSAFTKPKYKMIIDSFYNTCADKEDSLTALNTAFASEGAFINIPKSTVVAKPIEIIYLSTVEDQALLVQPRNLVVVGENAHVQILERHQSIVESNVFTNSVTEIVAHKRAIVDFYKLQNDLETGTLIDNTFVKQKQESRVSVHTFSFGGKLTRNNLNFYQDGERIDSTLKGITLIDGKQHVDHYTLVSHNQPNCESHQNYKGIYDGNSVGVFNGKIYVDKIAQKTDGFQKSNNILLSEKANIYAKPQLEIFADDVKCSHGCTIGQLNEDAMFYMRQRGIPKKEAKALLMYAFTDEVMESVKIPELKSKVAKVIAGKLGVSMGFDI, from the coding sequence ATGGAGCTTAAAGATAAATTATTATCGTCTTTTGTCGCTTTTGAACAAGGACTTAGTGAACACGAAAGTTTACACAATATCCGTTTAGAAGGTCTTAAGACATTTGAAAATAAAGGTTTCCCTACTAAAAAAGTGGAAGCTTGGAAGTACACATCATTAAATTCTATTTTAAAGAATGATTTTAGTGTTTTTCCTAAAAAAGAAGTAGCGGTTGAATATAAAGACGTTAAGAAGTATTTCTTAAGTGATTCTGATACATACAAATTGGTATTTATCAATGGAATCTTTAGTTCTCATTTATCGTCAACTACTCACGATGGACTTGATGTTTGTTTAATGTCTTCTGCTTTTACTAAGCCGAAGTATAAAATGATTATCGACTCTTTCTACAATACTTGTGCTGATAAAGAGGATAGTTTAACTGCTTTAAACACTGCTTTTGCAAGTGAAGGAGCTTTTATTAATATCCCTAAAAGTACAGTGGTTGCTAAACCGATTGAGATTATTTACTTATCTACAGTGGAAGACCAAGCGCTTTTAGTGCAACCTCGTAACTTAGTTGTTGTAGGTGAAAATGCTCACGTGCAAATTTTAGAAAGACACCAAAGTATCGTTGAATCTAACGTGTTTACTAACTCTGTAACTGAAATTGTAGCGCATAAACGTGCTATTGTTGATTTCTATAAGTTGCAAAATGACTTAGAAACAGGTACGTTAATTGACAATACTTTCGTTAAACAAAAACAAGAAAGTAGAGTTTCTGTTCATACGTTCTCTTTCGGAGGTAAATTGACAAGAAACAACCTTAATTTCTACCAAGATGGTGAGCGTATTGATAGTACGTTAAAAGGAATTACATTGATTGATGGTAAACAACACGTTGACCATTATACATTAGTTTCTCACAATCAACCAAACTGTGAGAGTCACCAAAATTATAAAGGTATTTATGATGGTAACTCTGTAGGGGTGTTTAACGGTAAAATTTACGTTGATAAAATTGCTCAAAAAACAGATGGTTTCCAAAAGAGTAACAACATCTTGTTAAGTGAGAAAGCTAATATTTATGCTAAACCTCAGTTAGAGATTTTTGCTGATGATGTTAAGTGTTCTCACGGATGTACAATCGGACAGTTAAACGAGGATGCAATGTTCTATATGCGTCAACGTGGTATTCCGAAAAAAGAAGCTAAAGCTTTATTGATGTACGCGTTTACAGATGAAGTAATGGAGTCTGTAAAAATTCCAGAATTAAAATCTAAAGTAGCTAAGGTTATCGCTGGTAAGCTTGGTGTTTCTATGGGATTTGATATCTAA
- a CDS encoding HesB/IscA family protein produces the protein MIKVSDIASKRVALLMEDEGFDSTVDYVRVGVTSGGCSGLSYQLNFDREVGEDDKVFEDNGVKIAVDKKSFLYLVGTTLEYSGGLNGKGFYFNNPNASRTCGCGESFSL, from the coding sequence ATGATAAAGGTTTCAGATATAGCGAGTAAACGCGTCGCCCTTCTGATGGAAGATGAAGGGTTTGATTCTACAGTGGATTATGTTCGCGTAGGGGTGACAAGTGGAGGATGTTCCGGACTTTCTTATCAATTAAATTTTGATCGCGAAGTTGGTGAAGATGATAAAGTTTTCGAAGATAATGGTGTGAAAATCGCTGTTGACAAAAAGAGCTTTTTATATCTTGTAGGAACTACTTTAGAATATTCAGGAGGATTGAATGGAAAAGGATTCTATTTCAACAATCCTAACGCAAGTAGAACTTGTGGTTGTGGTGAAAGTTTTTCATTATAA
- the sufB gene encoding Fe-S cluster assembly protein SufB has product MSKYTEEDLKKELETKEYEYGFYTDIESETFPIGLNEDIVRAISAKKEEPEWMTEWRLEAFRIWKEMVEPEWANVRYTKPDFQAISYYSAPKKKDQYKSLDEVDPELLATFAKLGISLDEQKRLSGVAMDIVMDSVSVATTFKETLAERGIIFCSISEAIRNHPELVKKYLGSVVPQTDNFYAALNSAVFSDGSFCYIPKGVRCPMELSTYFRINQAGTGQFERTLVIADEGSYVSYLEGCTAPSRDENQLHAAVVELIAMDDAEIKYSTVQNWFPGDSEGKGGVFNFVTKRGLCEKNAKISWTQVETGSAVTWKYPSCVLKGDNSVGEFYSIAVTNNFQQADTGTKMIHLGKNTKSTIISKGISAGKSQNSYRGLVHMGPRAENARNFSQCDSLLMGNECGAHTFPYIEAKNTTAQIEHEATTSKIGEDQIFYCNQRGIPTEKAIALIVNGFSKEVLNKLPMEFAVEAQKLLEISLEGSVG; this is encoded by the coding sequence ATGAGTAAGTATACAGAAGAAGATTTAAAGAAAGAATTAGAAACCAAGGAGTATGAGTATGGTTTTTATACTGATATAGAATCAGAGACATTTCCTATTGGTTTAAATGAAGATATTGTTAGAGCTATTTCTGCAAAGAAAGAAGAGCCTGAATGGATGACTGAATGGCGTTTAGAGGCTTTCCGTATTTGGAAGGAAATGGTTGAACCAGAATGGGCGAATGTAAGATATACTAAACCTGATTTTCAGGCTATTTCTTATTATTCTGCACCAAAGAAAAAAGATCAATATAAAAGTTTAGACGAAGTAGACCCTGAGTTATTAGCAACGTTTGCAAAACTTGGTATCTCTTTAGATGAACAAAAAAGATTGTCTGGTGTGGCAATGGATATTGTTATGGACTCTGTTTCTGTAGCAACTACTTTTAAAGAAACTTTGGCTGAGCGTGGTATTATTTTCTGTTCAATTTCTGAAGCGATTAGAAACCACCCTGAGTTAGTTAAAAAATATTTAGGGTCTGTAGTGCCTCAAACAGATAACTTCTATGCAGCATTAAACTCTGCTGTATTCTCAGATGGTTCTTTCTGTTATATTCCTAAGGGTGTTCGTTGTCCGATGGAGTTATCTACGTATTTCCGTATTAACCAAGCAGGTACTGGTCAGTTCGAAAGAACGTTAGTAATTGCTGATGAAGGAAGTTATGTTTCTTATTTAGAGGGATGTACTGCTCCATCTCGTGATGAAAACCAATTACACGCTGCTGTTGTTGAGTTAATCGCAATGGATGATGCTGAAATTAAATATTCTACTGTTCAAAACTGGTTCCCTGGAGACAGTGAAGGTAAAGGTGGGGTATTCAACTTTGTGACGAAAAGAGGTCTTTGTGAGAAGAATGCAAAAATTTCTTGGACTCAGGTTGAAACAGGTTCTGCTGTTACTTGGAAATATCCTTCTTGTGTTTTAAAAGGAGATAATTCTGTTGGTGAGTTCTACTCAATTGCAGTAACGAATAACTTCCAACAAGCGGATACAGGTACTAAAATGATTCACTTAGGTAAGAATACGAAATCAACGATTATTTCTAAAGGTATTTCTGCTGGTAAATCACAAAATAGTTATAGAGGATTGGTTCATATGGGACCAAGAGCTGAGAACGCAAGAAACTTCTCTCAATGTGATTCATTGTTAATGGGTAACGAATGTGGTGCTCATACTTTCCCTTACATTGAAGCTAAGAATACTACTGCTCAAATTGAGCACGAGGCTACAACAAGTAAAATTGGTGAAGATCAAATTTTCTACTGTAACCAACGTGGTATTCCTACAGAGAAGGCTATCGCTTTAATCGTTAATGGTTTCTCTAAAGAAGTTTTAAATAAATTGCCAATGGAGTTTGCTGTGGAAGCACAAAAATTATTGGAGATTTCATTAGAAGGAAGTGTTGGTTAA
- a CDS encoding MBL fold metallo-hydrolase, producing the protein MKLYAIESGNFKLDGGAMFGVVPKVIWNKTNPADNNNLIELGARLLLIEDGNKLILIDTGMGNKQSEKFFGYYNLWGEHSIDKSLAKVGFHRDDITDVFLTHLHFDHVGGAVNWNSDRTGYVNAFKNAKYWTNDSHWDWATKPNPREKASFLSENILPIQESGALNFIQRPEGDLLHNSELGFDIFFADGHTEKQMIPIINYNGQKIAYTADLLPTAGHIPLPYVMGYDTRPLLTMQEKEKFLKMATDENWLLFLEHDAHNEIITLQHTEKGVRLKDIHKANDILI; encoded by the coding sequence ATGAAATTATATGCTATCGAAAGTGGCAACTTTAAATTAGATGGAGGAGCAATGTTTGGCGTTGTTCCGAAAGTCATTTGGAACAAAACCAATCCTGCTGATAACAACAACCTGATTGAATTAGGTGCGCGACTTCTTCTTATTGAAGATGGCAATAAACTTATTCTGATTGACACTGGAATGGGTAATAAACAGTCTGAAAAATTCTTTGGATACTACAATCTTTGGGGAGAACACTCAATTGACAAGTCATTGGCAAAAGTAGGTTTTCACAGAGATGATATAACAGATGTATTTTTAACTCACTTGCATTTTGACCACGTTGGTGGAGCTGTAAATTGGAATTCTGATAGAACAGGATACGTTAATGCTTTTAAAAATGCTAAATATTGGACTAATGATAGCCATTGGGATTGGGCGACAAAACCAAACCCAAGAGAAAAAGCATCTTTCTTATCTGAAAATATACTTCCAATTCAAGAAAGTGGTGCTTTAAACTTTATCCAACGCCCTGAAGGAGATTTGCTACACAATTCTGAATTGGGATTCGATATTTTCTTTGCAGATGGGCATACTGAAAAACAGATGATTCCGATTATTAATTACAACGGACAAAAAATAGCTTATACAGCAGATTTACTGCCTACAGCAGGACATATTCCTCTTCCTTATGTAATGGGATATGATACTCGGCCACTCTTAACGATGCAAGAAAAGGAGAAATTCTTAAAAATGGCAACTGACGAAAATTGGCTTTTATTTTTAGAACATGATGCTCATAATGAAATCATAACCCTACAACATACTGAGAAGGGAGTTCGCTTAAAAGACATACATAAAGCCAACGATATCTTAATTTAG
- a CDS encoding ribonucleotide-diphosphate reductase subunit beta: MSIFDKRVNYKPFEYPGIYQFTEAINKSFWVHSEVDFTADTQDFHSHLTREEQLAIKNSLLAIAQIEVAVKTFWGNLYQHFPKPEFNGLGSTFAECEFRHSEAYSRLLDVLGYNDEFENLLTVPVIKERVEYLSSVLENSSNQTDRKKYIVSLILFSLLIENVSLFSQFAIILSFTRFKGYMKNVSNIIAWTSVDEQVHANAGIYIINIVKKEFPDFFDEELINHVNEVIEKSINIESKILDWIFEAGDIETVNKHDLLNFMKFRVDESMEKIGLKKVYNISSEQYNPMAWFEEEVFANSLDDFFAKRPVEYTKHDKSFTADDLF, encoded by the coding sequence ATGTCTATTTTTGATAAAAGAGTTAACTACAAACCATTTGAGTACCCAGGAATCTACCAATTTACTGAAGCAATTAACAAATCCTTTTGGGTACATAGTGAAGTGGACTTCACTGCAGACACACAAGATTTTCACTCTCACTTAACAAGAGAAGAGCAACTTGCTATTAAAAACAGTTTACTGGCTATTGCACAAATCGAAGTTGCTGTTAAAACCTTTTGGGGTAACTTATATCAACATTTCCCTAAACCAGAATTTAACGGTTTAGGAAGTACATTTGCTGAATGCGAATTCAGACATTCAGAAGCTTATTCAAGACTATTAGACGTACTTGGTTACAATGATGAATTTGAAAATTTATTAACGGTTCCTGTTATTAAAGAACGTGTTGAATACTTATCTTCTGTATTAGAGAACTCAAGTAATCAAACTGACCGTAAAAAGTATATTGTATCTCTTATTCTATTCTCTTTATTGATTGAAAACGTTTCTTTATTTAGTCAATTTGCAATCATTTTATCTTTTACAAGATTCAAAGGGTATATGAAAAACGTTAGTAATATCATCGCTTGGACTTCTGTAGATGAACAAGTACACGCTAACGCAGGAATCTATATTATTAATATCGTTAAAAAAGAGTTTCCAGATTTCTTTGACGAAGAACTTATCAACCACGTAAACGAGGTAATTGAGAAGTCAATTAATATTGAAAGCAAAATCTTGGATTGGATCTTTGAAGCAGGAGATATTGAAACAGTAAATAAGCACGATCTATTAAACTTTATGAAGTTTAGAGTTGACGAAAGTATGGAGAAAATTGGCTTGAAAAAAGTGTATAATATTTCATCAGAACAATATAACCCTATGGCTTGGTTCGAAGAAGAAGTATTTGCTAATAGCTTAGATGATTTCTTTGCTAAAAGACCTGTAGAATACACTAAACACGACAAGAGCTTTACTGCTGACGATTTATTCTAA
- the sufC gene encoding Fe-S cluster assembly ATPase SufC, translating into MLQIKNLHASVEDKEILKGINLEVKAGEVHAIMGPNGAGKSTLSSVITGNEAFEVTEGEIILEGEELNELGPEERAHKGVFLSFQYPVEIPGVSVTNFMKTAINESRKAQGLEEMPASEMLKKIKEKAELLEIDRKFLSRSLNEGFSGGEKKRNEIFQMAMLEPKLAILDETDSGLDIDALRIVANGVNKLKSEDNAVVLITHYQRLLDYIVPDYVHVLYDGKIVKTGGKELALELEEKGYDWIKESLGK; encoded by the coding sequence ATGTTACAGATAAAAAATTTACACGCAAGTGTTGAAGATAAAGAAATATTAAAAGGAATTAATTTAGAAGTTAAAGCTGGTGAAGTACACGCTATTATGGGACCTAACGGTGCTGGTAAGAGTACTTTATCTTCTGTAATTACTGGTAATGAAGCTTTCGAAGTAACGGAAGGTGAAATTATTTTAGAAGGAGAAGAATTAAACGAATTAGGGCCAGAAGAAAGAGCTCATAAAGGTGTTTTCTTGTCTTTCCAATACCCAGTTGAGATTCCTGGAGTTTCTGTGACAAACTTTATGAAAACGGCTATCAACGAATCAAGAAAGGCTCAAGGTCTTGAAGAGATGCCTGCAAGTGAAATGTTGAAAAAAATCAAAGAAAAAGCTGAGTTATTAGAAATCGACAGAAAATTCTTGTCGCGTTCTCTTAATGAAGGTTTCTCTGGTGGTGAGAAAAAACGTAATGAGATTTTCCAAATGGCTATGTTAGAGCCAAAATTAGCTATCCTTGATGAGACTGACTCAGGATTGGATATTGATGCTTTACGTATCGTTGCTAATGGAGTTAACAAGTTGAAAAGCGAAGACAACGCTGTTGTTTTAATTACGCACTACCAACGTTTATTAGATTATATCGTTCCTGACTATGTACACGTTTTATACGATGGTAAAATTGTGAAAACAGGAGGTAAAGAATTAGCATTGGAATTAGAAGAAAAAGGATACGATTGGATTAAAGAATCTTTAGGGAAATAG
- a CDS encoding ribonucleoside-diphosphate reductase subunit alpha: MNNFSLPLISEDNPNTCEKLWWKNSESEQILNRGYLLKGETVEGAIDRISTAAAKRLYKPELKESFQEMIERGWMSLSSPIWANMGTERGLPISCFNVHVPDSIEGITHKLGEVIMQTKIGGGTSGYFGNLRERGSAVTDNGKSSGAVSFMKLFDTAMDTISQGGVRRGAFAAYLDIDHPDCEEFIQIKNIGNPIQNLFTGVSIPDYWMQEMIDGDREKRQLWAKVLESRQQKGLPYLFFSDNVNGHKPQVYKDLNMRINASNLCSEIMLPSSMDESFICCLSSMNLELYDEWKDTEAVKLAIFFLDAVLQEFIEKTEGNYYLASANRFAKRHRALGLGVLGWHSYLQKNMIPFEGLQAKMITNQIFADISSKADKATQDLARIYGEPEILKGYGRRNTTTMAIAPTTSSSAILGQTSPGIEPFSSNYYKAGLSKGNFMRKNKYLKMLLEAKGMDNEETWRNIMLSGGSVQQLEGLTDEEKAVFKTFKEISQLEIIQQAAIRQKYVDQSQSLNLNIPSGLPIKDVNNLMIEAWKLGVKTLYYQRSQSVSKEMVTNLVSCSSCES; the protein is encoded by the coding sequence ATGAATAATTTTTCACTACCATTAATCTCTGAAGATAATCCAAACACTTGTGAAAAACTGTGGTGGAAGAACTCAGAAAGTGAGCAAATTCTAAACAGAGGTTACCTATTAAAAGGTGAAACTGTAGAAGGAGCAATCGACAGAATTTCAACTGCTGCTGCAAAAAGATTATACAAACCAGAATTAAAAGAGTCATTTCAAGAAATGATTGAAAGAGGATGGATGAGTTTAAGCTCTCCTATCTGGGCTAATATGGGAACAGAAAGAGGATTGCCTATTTCTTGTTTTAACGTACACGTGCCGGATAGTATAGAAGGAATTACTCATAAATTAGGTGAGGTAATTATGCAGACAAAGATTGGTGGTGGAACATCAGGATATTTTGGTAATCTAAGAGAAAGAGGAAGTGCTGTAACAGATAATGGTAAAAGTAGTGGAGCTGTTAGCTTTATGAAGTTATTTGATACTGCAATGGACACTATTTCTCAAGGAGGTGTTAGAAGAGGTGCTTTTGCAGCTTATTTAGATATTGACCACCCTGATTGTGAAGAATTTATTCAAATTAAAAATATTGGTAACCCTATTCAAAACCTATTTACAGGTGTTTCTATTCCAGATTACTGGATGCAAGAAATGATTGACGGGGATAGAGAAAAACGCCAACTATGGGCTAAAGTATTGGAAAGTCGTCAACAAAAAGGATTGCCTTACTTATTCTTCTCTGACAATGTAAACGGACATAAACCTCAGGTGTACAAAGACCTTAATATGCGTATTAATGCAAGTAACTTATGTTCTGAGATTATGTTACCTTCTTCTATGGATGAATCATTCATATGTTGTTTATCTTCTATGAACTTAGAGTTATATGACGAGTGGAAAGACACAGAAGCTGTTAAATTAGCAATCTTCTTTTTAGATGCTGTATTACAAGAATTCATAGAAAAAACAGAAGGAAACTACTACTTAGCCTCAGCAAACCGCTTTGCTAAGCGTCATAGAGCTTTAGGTTTAGGAGTTTTAGGATGGCATTCATACTTACAAAAGAATATGATTCCATTTGAAGGATTACAAGCTAAAATGATTACTAATCAAATCTTTGCTGACATTAGTAGCAAAGCTGATAAAGCAACACAAGACTTAGCTCGTATCTATGGTGAACCTGAAATATTAAAAGGATACGGTAGAAGAAATACAACCACTATGGCCATTGCTCCTACTACTTCATCATCTGCTATCTTAGGTCAAACATCTCCTGGTATCGAACCATTTAGTAGTAATTACTATAAAGCAGGTTTATCTAAAGGTAACTTTATGCGTAAAAACAAATACCTTAAAATGCTTTTAGAGGCTAAGGGAATGGACAATGAAGAAACGTGGAGAAACATTATGTTAAGCGGAGGAAGTGTTCAACAACTTGAAGGCTTAACTGATGAAGAAAAAGCGGTATTCAAAACATTCAAAGAGATCAGCCAGCTTGAGATTATTCAACAAGCAGCAATCAGACAGAAATACGTTGATCAATCACAAAGTTTGAACTTAAACATCCCTTCTGGTTTACCAATTAAAGATGTAAACAATCTAATGATAGAAGCTTGGAAACTTGGAGTTAAAACATTGTATTACCAACGTAGTCAAAGTGTTTCTAAAGAAATGGTAACAAACTTAGTTTCTTGTAGCAGTTGCGAATCGTAA